A genomic region of Colletotrichum destructivum chromosome 1, complete sequence contains the following coding sequences:
- a CDS encoding Putative peptidyl-prolyl cis-trans isomerase, PpiC-type, WW domain, WW domain superfamily has translation MADTGLPSGWEVRHSNSKNLPYYFNAAEKVSRWEPPAGTDTEKLKHYMATHHSAGSGARPQAVPVPEGKIRAAHLLVKHKDSRRPSSWRESEISRSKEDALEIIKAHEEKIKSGQISLGELALTESDCSSARKRGDLGYFGKGDMQKEFEDAAFALNPGEISTVVETASGLHLIERLE, from the exons ATG GCTGATACCGGTCTCCCCTCGGGCTGGGAAGTGCGACACTCCAACTCCAAGAACCTCCCATACTACTTCAATGCTGCCGAAAAGGTCTCGCGCTGGGAGCCGCCCGCAGGAACCGACACGGAGAAGTTGAAGCACTACATGGCCACCCACCAcagcgccggctccggcgcaAGGCCCCAggccgtccccgtccccgagGGCAAGATCCGCGCCGCCCACCTGCTGGTCAAGCACAAGGACAGCCGTCGCCCCTCGAGCTGGAGAGAG TCCGAGATCTCTCGCAGCAAGGAAGACGCTCTCGAAATCATCAAGGCACacgaggagaagatcaagTCCGGTCAAATCTCCCTCGGTGAGCTCGCCCTGACCGAATCAGACTGCAGCAGCGCCCGTAAGAGAGGCGACCTGGGCTACTTCGGCAAGGGCGATATGCAAAAGGAGTTTGAGGATGCGGCTTTCGCCTTGAACCCTGGCGAGATCAGCACCGTTGTTGAGACGGCGAGCGGGTTGCACTTGATTGAAAG ACTGGAGTGA
- a CDS encoding Putative SET domain, histone-lysine N-methyltransferase domain, SET domain superfamily gives MPPSGAAVKKQKQKQTLTLAQLASYDDFLTDALVDHAFYWTTIPKNRNSYHPSRGVREEDITQIIQSEIAVNKDLDSAERKLLSTDGFRKFFAALKTDKAKEDFKRHMRRYTQVYLPDCPFEVNSTNRYTIVSHEAAITARRFIRKNETIKYLAGTQVNISPEEEREMTARKKDFSIIISARNKCASLFMGPARFANHDCGANAKLMTTSSATIEIIATRNIDVGEEITVTYAENYFGEDNCECLCRTCENRCINGWAPTEGEVGVKKSIEDSVMDGYSLRRRRRDDESAAPSSRTPSVTPDIRPRVSKSRLRASKPGRDSLAVDSAMSEFLSPDQKRSFDSLVTPPITPSKRRKVSATQAVTVPPEEALVSSRDGSSASGSVRSMSLTSGANEDGSVTDITEPEKDTPEPTQAQKKTELVKEEESEESTEEVLAKAEPFSVQRQVQIDTTGTTSAETSAPIRTASVMASRSIPISSLCNPPSPPSKNNRGGISGWTAIAYSTSITAATRQGRMSIAAAVSDNADARPTAMSDAGATTISGRSGLVSMQVGRMLSATEPLEYPQQECISQTSKVEAVLSTEQDIPGNRSPDSVQTLKVEAVESMENPAPITDKIQVCAKVNETVKEEEAAGQSPPPPPQQQAEASCVRKKRKYQRRTFIKETTPPAKTRTPGDYTLTPLLLSEPQTAWVRCMNCETAFVQQNAYYTKSSCPRCERHSKLYGYIWPKTERAGPRDKEERILDHRIIHRFLGRDDEARIRGRKRPTGGLSEALEDDRSGNRHRGAADQDAGEGEDSAGLRRSGRMRKISLKVACP, from the exons ATGCCTCCCTCCGGTGCCGCGGTtaagaagcagaagcagaagcagacaCTGACATTGGCACAACTTGCCTCGTATGACGATTTTCTCACGGATGCGTTGGTTGACCAT GCTTTCTACTGGACTACGATCCCCAAGAACCGGAACTCGTACCACCCTTCCCGAGGTGTGCGCGAAGAGGACATAACCCAGATCATCCAGAGCGAGATTGCCGTCAACAAGGACCTCGATTCCGCCGAGCGCAAACTACTATCCACAGATGGCTTCCGCAAGTTCTTCGCCGCTCTCAAGACGGACAAGGCGAAGGAAGACTTCAAGCGCCATATGCGCCGCTACACCCAGGTCTACCTTCCTGACTGCCCCTTCGAGGTCAATTCCACGAACCGCTACACGATTGTGTCACACGAGGCTGCCATCACTGCCCGACGCTTCATCCGAAAGAACGAGACGATCAAGTACTTGGCCGGAACCCAGGTCAACATCTCCCCCGAAGAGGAGCGGGAAATGACGGCCCGTAAAAAGGACTTCAGCATCATTATATCCGCGAGGAACAAATGCGCCAGCCTGTTCATGGGCCCGGCCCGGTTTGCGAACCATGATTGCGGGGCCAATGCGAAGCTCATGACGACATCTTCGGCTACGATCGAAATCATTGCTACGAGGAACATCGATGTTGGGGAGGAGATTACCGTCACATATGCAGAGAACTACTTTGGGGAAGACAACTGCGAATGTCTCTGTAGGACATGCGAGAATCGGTGCATCAACGGTTGGGCGCCGACGGAAGGCGAAGTCGGGGTCAAGAAAAGCATCGAAGACTCCGTCATGGACGGATATTCTTTGCGCCGGCGCAGGAGGGATGACGAGAGTGCCGCCCCTTCATCCCGGACACCTTCCGTCACACCGGACATACGGCCTCGGGTATCCAAGTCTCGACTGAGGGCTAGTAAGCCTGGCCGTGACTCGCTGGCAGTCGACTCCGCCATGTCCGAGTTTTTATCGCCTGATCAGAAGCGCTCTTTTGACTCTCTCGTTACGCCCCCCATCACGCCTTCAAAGAGACGAAAAGTTTCAGCAACACAAGCAGTCACGGTTCCTCCAGAAGAAGCCCTTGTCAGCTCGAGAGAcggctcctcggcctctggCTCGGTGCGCAGCATGTCGTTGACGAGCGGTGCCAACGAAGACGGCTCAGTGACGGACATCACTGAGCCTGAGAAGGACACCCCGGAACCGACCCAGGCTCAAAAGAAGACGGAGCttgtcaaggaggaggaaagcgAAGAGTCCACGGAGGAAGTCCTGGCCAAGGCGGAGCCGTTTTCCGTGCAACGGCAGGTCCAGATCGATACGACAGGTACAACGTCTGCTGAAACATCTGCTCCGATTCGAACCGCATCTGTCATGGCATCAAGGTCGATCCCCATTTCCTCCCTGTGCAATCCGCCATCTCCGCCCTCGAAAAACAATAGGGGCGGCATCTCGGGATGGACTGCCATAGCGTACTCAACGAGCATTACCGCCGCGACGAGACAGGGTCGTATGAGCATTGCAGCCGCCGTGAGCGATAACGCCGACGCGAGACCGACGGCCATGTCAGATGCAGGCGCAACGACGATTTCAGGCAGAAGCGGTTTGGTGTCGATGCAGGTTGGCAGGATGCTCTCAGCAACGGAGCCGCTCGAGTACCCCCAACAAGAGTGCATTTCGCAAACGTCAAAGGTTGAGGCCGTGCTGTCAACTGAACAAGACATACCGGGCAACCGCAGCCCCGACAGTGTGCAGACGTTGAAGGTCGAGGCAGTGGAGTCGATGGAGAATCCTGCGCCGATCACTGATAAAATCCAAGTCTGTGCGAAGGTCAATGAGACGgtgaaagaggaggaggctgccggccagtcgccgccgccaccaccacagcAACAGGCGGAAGCGTCATGTGTGAGGAAGAAGCGCAAGTATCAACGACGCACCTTCATCAAGGAGACGACACCTCCCGCAAAGACCCGAACGCCCGGCGATTACACTCTAACGCCGTTGCTGCTCTCTGAGCCGCAGACGGCATGGGTTCGTTGCATGAACTGTGAGACGGCCTTCGTGCAGCAGAATGCATACTACACCAAGAGTTCGTGCCCGCGCTGTGAGCGACACTCGAAGCTCTACGGCTACATCTGGCCCAAGACGGAGAGGGCTGGGCCTCGCGACAAAGAGGAGCGCATCCTCGACCACCGCATCATTCACCGGTTCCTGggacgagacgacgaggcgcgCATCCGCGGTCGCAAGAGACCTACCGGAGGACTATCCGAGGCGCTCGAAGACGACAGGAGTGGAAACAGGCACCGCGGAGCTGCGGACCAAGATGccggggaaggggaagacAGCGCCGGGTTGAGACGGAGCGGTCGGATGCGAAAAATTAGCCTCAAAGTGGCGTGCCCGTGA
- a CDS encoding Putative Zinc finger, TFIIS-type, DNA-directed RNA polymerase, M/15kDa subunit, with protein MATPMSTTSQDESANKKLEQITFRFCSECSNMLYPKEDEETHRLQFTCRTCQFTEEAQSTCVFRNVMNNAAGETAGVTQDVGSDPTVGDSQCVLAPVVCIGCGHAILCTGCGNPSDDFNVSAVVVQPADSQSKKTEITWDDLMDMAEDEALDEYDEEKESVTSDDINLGLAGIALTRGPDTANRNVSWPTFQLALPRSNKECPVCKGGEAVFFQSQQRSAETGMKLFYVCCDCGHIFQ; from the exons ATGGCTACCCCCATGTCTACCACCTCCCAGGACGAGTCGGCGAACAAGAAGCTCGAACAAATCACCTTTCGCTTCTGCTCCGAATGCTCCAACATGCTCTACCccaaggaggacgaggagacgcACCGTCTTCAATTCACCTGCCGAACCTGCCAGTTCACCGAGGAAGCCCAGTCGACTTGCGTCTTCCGCAACGTCATGAACAACGCTGCCGGCGAGACGGCTGGTGTGACCCAGGATGTGGGCTCAGATCCTACCGTAGGTGATTCCCAGTGTGTTCTTGCCCCTGTTGTTTGCATCGGGTGCGGCCATGCCATCTTGTGCACTGGCTGCGGCAACCCGTCCGACGACTTCaacgtctcggccgtcgttgTCCAACCCGCCGATTCCCAGagcaagaagacggagatCACGTGGGACGACCTGATGGATATGGCCGAAGATGAGGCGCTCGACGAATACGACGAAGAGAAGGAGTCGGTCACCTCGGACGATATCAACCTGGGCTTAGCGGGTATCGCCCTTACCCGGGGCCCCGACACGGCGAACCGCAACGTCTCGTGGCCGACCTTCCAGCTGGCG CTTCCACGATCAAACAAGGAATGCCCCGTCtgcaagggcggcgaggctgTCTTCTTCCAGTCTCAGCAGCGAAGTGCCGAGACGGGTATG AAACTGTTCTATGTTTGCTGCGATTGCGGTCACATCTTCCAGTAA
- a CDS encoding Putative CidB/LrgB family protein — protein MAASISACFELVSLPTYRCLRHFTNHVPKISLHVPLRMSRRSNDGKNNNSETHAWRARGRTVLRRLGELFWVVIIYIASELLIWCLSLALRLAGLQFLSSILGMLLVFASMVSISQLRPGSDGFYRRNIKSKVDFINSNLGVGFPVPIIIITKEQILAGKGIGRVIGNFFFTNVIFWVLGFFISWGILAGVIGLPPLSLRRSTNSELEQAWQPEAAAASQPRAEAPPQTINRRASDTTTLNGTVVTGYHTDKEAGLGPESRTVSAYFTDSDCPTTIQPPNAVGELSSRPSFSALRRPDDSRSEHNTLSSWVKECYPMALALFFLFVVGIPVSSATRSDWAMEGCMIWFTWVSSTRLQRGFSRSHLFVNSPGFKTTAVTLLNPVLLTTLTMVAYTRAKAAADNLPIELKLILFSSGNSLSDLMTAAVEDQTLREGGRTWFGAGDMALSILECGIVVWGFKLFECRRQIWSRAGAAVVLISVGMAALNVFLSVVIAIKTGLGGGESLSFAARSTTLALARPAMAALHGNRSVNAALVVSNGILGQLMYPYVLPRLGLEDQNEEQQDEGNTSTRDDALTIAVGAVIGINGAAMGVSYLYERKNRAAPYAALSMIVFGVMTVVFTAVEPFTTVLLTITSEQS, from the exons ATGGCCGCAAGCATCTCTGCTTGCTTCGAGCTTGTTTCTCTCCCAACCTACCGCTGTCTCAGACATTTCACAAACCATGTCCCTAAGATATCACTACACGTGCCATTGCGAATGTCCCGGAGAAGCAACGACGGaaagaacaacaacagcgaAACACACGCATGGAGGGCCAGGGGGCGTACTGTTCTCCGGCGTTTGGGTGAGTTATTCTGGGTCGTCATTATCTACATCGCCAGTGAGCTGCTCATATGGTGCCTCTCCCTGGCACTGAGACTGGCGGGTCTCCAGTTCCTGTCTTCCATCTTGGGCATGCTTCTGGTGTTTGCGTCCATGGTCTCCATCTCGCAGCTCCGCCCGGGATCGGATGGCTTTTATCGTCGCAACATCAAGTCCAAG GTCGATTTCATCAACAgcaacctcggcgtcggcttcCCTGttcccatcatcatcataaCCAAGGAGCAGATTCTTGCTGGTAAAGGTATCGGAAGAGTGATTGGAAACTTCT TTTTCACAAACGTCATCTTCTGGGTTCTTGGCTTCTTCATTTCCTGGGGAATTCTGGCAGGAGTCATCGgactccctcctctctccctccgccGCTCCACGAATAGCGAGCTCGAGCAGGCGTGGCAgcccgaagccgccgccgcttcgcAGCCGCGCGCCGAGGCGCCACCGCAAACCATCAACCGAAGGGCGTCAGATACAACGACCCTAAACGGAACCGTGGTGACCGGATACCACACCGACAAAGAGGCGGGGTTGGGCCCGGAATCGAGGACCGTCTCGGCTTATTTCACCGACAGCGACTGCCCAACTACCATTCAGCCCCCGAACGCCGTGGGCGAACTGTCGAGCCGGCCATCGTTTTCAGCTCTGCGGCGGCCGGACGACTCCAGGAGCGAACATAACACGTTGAGCAGCTGGGTCAAGGAGTGCTACCCCATGGCCCTCGCactctttttcctcttcgtcgtcggtaTTCCCGTCTCAAGCGCCACTCGTAGCGACTGGGCGATGGAGGGTTGCATGATCTGGTTCACCTGGGTCAGCAGCACGCGGCTGCAACGCGGTTTTAGCCGGAGCCATCTCTTCGTCAACTCCCCTGGCTTCAAGACGACAGCCGTCACGCTCCTTAATCCGGTTCTCCTCACGACGCTCACAATGGTCGCCTACACTCGCGCCAAAGCCGCAGCAGACAACCTGCCGATCGAACTAAAACTCATCCTGTTCAGCAGCGGCAATTCTCTCTCCGATCTCATGACAGCCGCGGTCGAAGACCAGACCCTCAGAGAAGGCGGGAGAACTTGGTTTGGCGCGGGCGATATGGCCCTCTCGATTCTCGAATGCGGTATTGTTGTTTGGGGCTTCAAGCTTTTCGAATGCCGCCGGCAGATCTGGTCCCGCGCCGGCGCGGCCGTAGTGTTGATCTCTGTCGGCATGGCAGCGCTCAACGTCTTCTTGTCCGTTGTTATCGCAATCAAAAccggcctcggtggcggaGAGTCGCTCTCCTTTGCGGCGCGAAGCACGACGCTCGCACTCGCGCGGCCGGCCATGGCCGCTCTCCATGGGAATAGGTCTGTAAATGCTGCGCTGGTAGTAAGCAATGGCATTCTGGGTCAGTTGATGTACCCCTACGTGCTGCCAAGGTTGGGGCTAGAAGATCAGAACGAGGAACAACAGGACGAAGGTAACACGTCGACCAGGGACGACGCGCTAACGATCGCGGTAGGAGCGGTTATTGGAATCAATGGCGCAGCTATGGGCGTGTCGTACCTCTACGAGAGAAAAAACCGGGCCGCGCCGTATGCGGCGCTTTCAATGATCGTGTTCGGGGTCATGACTGTCGTTTTCACCGCGGTTGAGCCGTTTACTACCGTTCTGTTGACGATAACGAGTGAGCAGTCGTGA
- a CDS encoding Putative large ribosomal subunit protein uL14 produces MIQLKTVLQCIDNSGAAMVECAMVVGQKKLARIGDRIVVVVQKHRGAGDGGMAGSSAANKVKRGDMRHAVVVRTKQKTLRPDGSVIRFDDNACVLINKAGDPVGSRINGVVGAELRRKKWSKILSMAPMHA; encoded by the exons ATGATTCAACTGAAG ACGGTGCTGCAATGCATCGACAACTCAGGCGCCGCAATGGTCGAGTGCGCCATGGTTGTCGGCCAAAAGAAGCTCGCCCGCATCG GTGACAGaattgtcgtcgtcgtgcagAAGcaccgcggcgccggtgatggcggcaTGGCTggctcctcggccgccaacAAGGTCAAGCGCGGCGACATGCgccacgccgtcgtcgtccgcaCCAAGCAGAAGACGCTCCGCCCCGATGGCAGCGTCATCCGGTTTGACGACAACGCCTGCGTCCTGATCAATAAGGCTGGCGACCCCGTCGGCTCGCGCATCAACggtgtcgtcggcgccgagctgaggaggaagaagtgGAGCAAGATTCTTTCCATGGCGCCCATGCACGCATAG
- a CDS encoding Putative major facilitator, sugar transporter, major facilitator superfamily: protein MADKVHPQGEKIATVSGDHEEHGTGQPDPVELSRNIEAKIKNPLEGIGYDQLMRDVEVFCQEHGLQEEIAVFRKGALVAQDPENYENIGGPEALDEAEITALREEVTHKWRLPKKLYLTIITCSIGAAVQGWDQTGTNGANIFFPKEYGIDTNSTRDRLILGLVNAGPYLGSALCGCWLSDPLNHYFGRRGVIFFSAHFCIWPLIGSAFSHNWQQQLANRLLMGIGMGAKASTVPIYAAENSPPSIRGALVMSWQMWTAFGIALGTAFNLAVYYAPHNWRLMLGAPFLPAVPLLILIYLCPESPRWLMKKGRYHDAWKSMIQLRHNPIQCSRDMYAIHAQLQLESLVLGKSNYASRFKELFTIPRVRRANLAAFTVMIAQQMCGINIIAFYSTTIFKDANMGDFQALLGSFGFGMVNWIFAFPAFWTIDTFGRRSLLLFTFPQMTWTLLAAGLCTLIAPGVTRTALVSLFVYLFGAFYSPGEGPVPFTYSAEVYPLSHREMGMGFAVATCLFWAAILGMTFPFILDRLQVVGAFGLYAGFNVVAFIMILFWVPETKQRTLEELDWVFALPTSRFASYQIRKAIPYFFRRWVLFDRNAKLEPLYNFQQPNRTERVVSSDEEKKTY from the exons atggcTGACAAGGTCCACCCTCAGGG TGAAAAGATCGCCACTGTCTCCGGAGACCACGAGGAGCACGGCACCGGCCAGCCCGACCCTGTCGAGCTGAGCCGTAACATCGAGGCCAA GATTAAGAACCCGCTCGAGGGAATCGGTTACGACCAGCTCATGCGCGATGTCGAAGTCTTCTGCCAGGAGCATGGCCTCCAGGAAGAGATCGCCGTCTTCCGCAAGGGCGCATTGGTTGCCCAAGACCCGGAGAACTACGAGAACATCGGCGGCCCTGAGGCTCTTGACGAGGCTGAGATCACGGCGCTCCGAGAAGAGGTCACTCACAAGTGGCGCTTGCCTAAGAAGCTCTACCTGACCATCATCACTTGCTCCATTGGCGCTGCCGTCCAGGGATGGGACCAGACCGGTACCAACGGCGCCAACATCTTCTTCCCCAAGGAGTACGGCATCGATACCAACAGCACTCGGGATCGTCTCATCCTGGGTCTCGTGAACGCTGGCCCTTACTTGGGATCTGC TCTCTGTGGCTGCTGGCTGTCCGATCCTCTCAACCACTACTTCGGTCGCCGTGGCGTCAtcttcttttctgctcacttCTGCATCTGGCCCCTCATCGGTTCTGCCTTCAGCCACAACTGGCAACAGCAACTCGCCAACCGTCTTCTCATGGGAATCGGTATGGGTGCCAAGGCCTCGACTGTTCCCAtctacgccgccgagaacTCCCCGCCGTCCATCCGTGGTGCCCTTGTCATGTCCTGGCAAATGTGGACGGCCTTTGGCATCGCGCTTGGAACTGCCTTCAACCTGGCTGTTTACTATGCCCCCCACAACTGGCGTCTCATGCTCG GTGCCCCTTTCCTCCCCGCCGTGCCCCTCCTCATCTTGATTTACCTGTGCCCTGAGTCGCCCCGTTGGCTCATGAAGAAGGGACGTTACCACGACGCCTGGAAGTCCATGATCCAGCTCCGACACAACCCGATCCAATGCTCCCGCGACATGTACGCTATCCACGCCCAACTGCAGCTTGAGAGCCTGGTTCTGGGCAAGAGCAACTACGCCAGCCGTTTCAAGGAACTCTTCACCATTCCTCGTGTCCGCCGCGCCAACTTGGCAGCCTTCACCGTCATGATTGCTCAGCAGATGTGCG GTATCAACATTATTGCCTTCTACTCCACCACCATCTTCAAGGACGCCAACATGGGCGACTTCCAAGCGCTTCTCGGCTCGTTCGGTTTCGGCATGGTCAACTGGATCTTCGCCTTCCCAGCTTTCTGGACCATTGACACCTTTGGCCGGCGATCCCTGCTCCTGTTCACCTTCCCCCAGATGACCTGGACGCTCTTGGCGGCCGGTCTCTGTACTCTGATCGCGCCCGGTGTCACGCGTACCGCCCTGGTGTCCCTCTTCGTCTACTTGTTCGGCGCCTTCTACTCGCCCGGCGAGGGCCCCGTGCCCTTCACCTACTCGGCCGAGGTCTACCCTCTGTCTCACCGCGAGATGGGTATGGGtttcgccgtcgccacctgTCTTTTCTGGGCCGCCATCCTGGGTATGACCTTCCCCTTCATCCTCGACCGACTCCAAGTCGTCGGCGCGTTCGGCCTGTACGCCGGCTTCAACGTCGTGGCCTTCATCATGATCCTGTTCTGGGTGCCTGAGACCAAGCAGCGCACCCTTGAGGAGCTCGACTGGGTCTTCGCCCTGCCCACCAGCCGCTTCGCCAGCTACCAGATCAGGAAGGCCATCCCCTACTTCTTCCGACGCTGGGTCTTGTTTGACCGCAACGCCAAGCTGGAGCCTCTCTACAACTTCCAACAGCCCAACCGCACCGAGCGGGTTGTCAGCTCGgatgaggagaagaagacctACTAG